Proteins encoded in a region of the Pseudomonas viciae genome:
- a CDS encoding cytochrome b, which translates to MQLRNSSSRYGWVSIALHWGVALAVYGLFALGLWMVGLDYYSTWRKDAPDLHKSIGLVLLAVMLLRVIWRFVSPPPPTLPTYGRLTRAGAKLGHRALYLGLFAVMIAGYLISTADGVGIPVFGLFEVPALVSGLPDQADVAGQIHLYLAWALVIFSGLHALAALKHHFIDRDATLKRMLGRQA; encoded by the coding sequence ATGCAGCTACGCAACTCTTCTTCTCGCTATGGCTGGGTCAGTATCGCTCTGCACTGGGGCGTTGCATTGGCGGTGTATGGACTGTTCGCGCTGGGCCTGTGGATGGTCGGCCTGGATTACTACAGCACCTGGCGTAAAGACGCACCGGACCTGCACAAGAGCATTGGCCTGGTGCTGCTGGCGGTCATGTTGCTGCGGGTGATCTGGCGTTTTGTCAGCCCGCCACCGCCGACCCTGCCAACCTACGGACGCCTCACCCGTGCAGGCGCCAAGCTCGGTCATCGTGCCCTGTATCTCGGGTTGTTCGCCGTGATGATTGCCGGTTACCTGATTTCCACCGCAGACGGTGTCGGGATCCCGGTGTTTGGTTTGTTCGAAGTACCCGCGCTGGTGTCCGGACTGCCCGATCAGGCAGACGTCGCTGGCCAGATTCACCTGTACCTGGCGTGGGCGCTGGTCATTTTTTCCGGCCTTCACGCGTTGGCAGCATTGAAACACCACTTTATCGATCGTGACGCGACCCTCAAGCGCATGCTGGGGCGCCAAGCCTGA
- a CDS encoding YceI family protein, producing the protein MLKKTLAALAIGSALLSAGQAMAADYVVDKEGQHAFVDFKISHLGYSYITGTFKDIDGKFSFDAAKPEASKIEFNVNTASVFTNHAERDKHIASGDFLNVSKFGKATFVSTSVKSTGKNADGKETADVTGDLTLLGVTKPVVVKATFLGEGKDPWGGYRAGFEGTTSIKRSDFGKQKDLGPASDAVELYVTFEGVKAK; encoded by the coding sequence ATGTTGAAAAAGACGCTCGCCGCCCTGGCAATCGGTTCTGCACTGCTGTCGGCCGGCCAGGCCATGGCTGCCGACTACGTGGTCGACAAAGAAGGCCAGCACGCCTTCGTCGACTTCAAGATCAGCCACCTGGGCTATAGCTACATCACCGGTACCTTCAAGGATATCGACGGCAAGTTCAGCTTCGATGCCGCCAAGCCTGAAGCCAGCAAGATCGAGTTCAACGTCAATACCGCCAGCGTATTCACCAATCACGCTGAACGTGACAAGCACATTGCCAGCGGCGACTTCCTGAACGTGAGCAAGTTCGGCAAGGCCACCTTCGTTTCCACCAGCGTCAAATCCACCGGTAAAAACGCCGATGGCAAAGAAACTGCGGACGTGACCGGTGACCTGACCCTGCTGGGCGTGACCAAGCCAGTGGTGGTCAAGGCCACGTTCCTGGGTGAAGGCAAGGACCCATGGGGCGGCTACCGTGCTGGCTTCGAAGGCACCACCAGCATCAAGCGTTCCGACTTCGGCAAGCAGAAAGACCTGGGCCCAGCGTCTGACGCGGTCGAGCTGTACGTCACGTTTGAAGGTGTCAAAGCGAAGTAA